The genomic interval tctcaTATAGCTCTTCAATTGGTTCACATTGAATTGTACTATTTCCCTTACCTTTGGTCTAAAGAAAAAAGTGccaaaaatctttattttttatttggctTTATTAAtcctttttgttttgaaaataaaataggaTTTGAGGAAGAGggtcataaaaaaaatactgtTTTTGTTGAAGCAAAAAGTTGGTGAGTTGAGTTGAGTTGTGTTGTAATTTGCAAAGATGGAAGAAAACAATTTTGGAGAACCATTGTTGTTGAAAAAACAATACTATGAAAATTGTCCTGGTTGTAAAGTGGACAAAGCAAAAGAACTCAAAACCGATGTTACATTTCGAAATCTCTTTAACATATGGATGGTGGTTTTATGTAGCTGTAAGAAAAACATTGACTTTGAACTGTGTTTACACTTTGGGGgaaactttttaattttgttcattatagcattttattttttaatcgatttaaaaaattgttaaaattaattttaaaagtctTTTCTACAATGTCTCTAATGCCTCTTTGTTTTGTGCTTTACAGCTCTACCTATATCATCTCTTTTTCCTTACCTATATTTCATGGTAAGTTTAACTACTAGctatagttattattattattatttgttttttaaattgaaatgtAGTTTACTATATTACCTTGTTGTGTGAGATTATTATTTATTGGAAGTTTCTTTGAACACAGTTGGTGTATCAATTTTAAAGGTAATTAAAAATGCAGTTAAGAATTTCAAACACTTTGGTTTGCTTAACTATTTTCCTTCATTTTGATGATGTCCTAATTATCTTGCTTaactatacaaaaaaaaaaaaaatttaaaataatttatttttttcaggtAAGAGATTTCAATATTGCAAAAAGAGAGGAAGATATAAGTGCCTATGCTGGTTATATAGGTAAGATTACTATTGCTGTTACTTCATGTTCATTGATGTCTTCAATATCTTCATAgttctttattatttatcacGTGTATATATGAATATTATGAATTAACAATTTAGtccttaaaattaaaaaaggtcAGTCTATTtagtcattttttaaaatcaaaattaacataacaattttatagattttattcTTGTCGTCATCCAGCAAAAGACTATTCAAGTCAATACGTAGATTTTTCATTAGCATCGATGGTTATTTACTAATGGGTTATTTTGACTGAAGAACTAAATTAattgatgtttttaaatttatgaaattaattttttatattaaaaatttgagaGATTAAATTGCTCGACTCTTGTAAATTTGAGAATTAAAATGTTGATTTACTCTTACAAAAATATTGTAGGATCTTCATTTATGCTTGGCAGATCTTTGACATCTATATTGTGGGGATTAATAGCTGATCGATATGGTAGAAAACCTGTTGCATTTTTAGGAATTATTTCAGTGTAAGTATATATATGTCATTGATGTGAATgctttataattttctttttcaagcAATGTGAAAATTATTGCAAGAAATTCAAAATTGTCACCGAATCACTTTTTGTAGtagttaaattataattgttgtTAAAAGTTCAAATAATATCTATATTTTGTACTATATGTTTTTCCCATAACAATAGTGATGATGACTATTTGATTTTTCAGAATTATTTTCAACACATTGTTTGGCCTTAGCACAAGTTTTTGGATGGCTGTTATTACACGATTTTTTCTTGGATGTTTGAATGGTTTGCTTGGACCAATGAAGGTAATTTCAATGAACACATTACACATAATGTTTCAATATTTCATCCTTCAATATTAGAGCACAATTATAAGTTTGTAATTagtatattttgattttgttaaattaatttttctctatttatAGGCTTATTGTTCCGAAATTTTTCGAGAAGAAAAGCAAGCTTTAGGACTATCAACAGTAAGTGTCTCTAATATTTATCATATGCTTGACACTAAATTGGATGCTAAAAGATTGTTTTTTAGTAGTAGTGGTATgatgttttatgttttcattttcattgataaaataaatatttaagatgGAATTatggaaatttttgaaaaatctcaaaaaattcaaaactttattttttgctatttctaaaaatattttctctGTTGTTAGCTTCCATCTTCCGTCTGTCACAATTATAAAGGAAAGTCCATAATCAAATATCAATCCAACTATtcatatagaaattaaaatttaaaatgaaaaaaaaaatgttagaaaGTAAACCCACTCTTTNNNNNNNNNNNNNNNNNNNNNNNNNNNNNNNNNNNNNNNNNNNNNNNNNNNNNNNNNNNNNNNNNNNNNNNNNNNNNNNNNNNNNNNNNNNNNNNNNNNNNNNNNNNNNNNNNNNNNNNNNNNNNNNNNNNNNNNNNNNNNNNNNNNNNNNNNNNNNNNNNNNNNNNNNNNNNNNNNNNNNNNNNNNNNNNNNNNNNNNNNNNNNNNNNNNNNNNNNNNNNNNNNNNNNNNNNNNNNNNNNNNNNNNNNNNNNNNNNNNNNNNNNNNNNNNNNNNNNNNNNNNNNNNNNNNNNNNNNNNNNNNNNNNNNNNNNNNNNNNNNNNNNNNNNNNNNNNNNNNNNNNNNNNNNNNNNNNNNNNNNNNNNNNNNNNNNNNNNNNNNNNNNNNNNNNNNNNNNNNNNNNNNNNNNNNNNNNNNNNNNNNNNNNNNNNNNNNNNNNNNNNNNNNNNNNNNNNNNNNNNNNNNNNNNNNNNNNNNNNNNNNNNNNNNNNNNNNNNNNNNNNNNNNNNNNNNNNNNNNNNNNNNNNNNNNNNNNNNNNNNNNNNNNNNNNNNNNNNNNNNNNNNNNNNNNNNNNNNNNNNNNNNNNNNNNNNNNNNNNNNNNNNNNNNNNNNNNNNNNNNNNNNNNNNNNNNNNNNNNNNNNNNNNNNNNNNNNNNNNNNNNNNNNNNNNNNNNNNNNNNNNNNNNNNNNNNNNNNNNNNNNNNNNNNNNNNNNNNNNNNNNNNNNNNNNNNNNNNNNNNNNNNNNNNNNNNNNNNNNNNNNNNNNNNNNNNNNNNNNNNNNNNNNNNNNNNNNNNNNNNNNNNNNNNNNNNNNNNNNNNNNNNNNNNNNNNNNNNNNNNNNNNNNNNNNNNNNNNNNNNNNNNNNNNNNNNNNNNNNNNNNNNNNNNNNNNNNNNNNNNNNNNNNNNNNNNNNNNNNCTTGTctagaaaggaaagaaaaagcagCATGTGTCCATTATATTAATGGATAATGTGATATGATTTCAGTTCAGTGCAGCTTGGGGAATGGGCTTAATAATTGGACCATCATTAGGAGGTTATTTGGCTCAGGTACTTCTTTATTCTTTCTCTTCTCATAtgaaaaaaatcacatattaGACTTGTCTCAGTATCCAACACGTGTCGGTGTCCGATACCGACGTAACATAGACACCTTGaatacattcaattaatttaattattttttaaaattattattagtatcGACATATCAGTATCAAATTCAATGTTTGTGTCAATATCTGCGTTTCATAGCATCTTAAGAATAGCCTTTGAATTTTGCATATAGATGGGTGACTTATTTTACAAGACATAATTTACCATTCAAGTTAAActtctaaattaattattgagagTCTCGCAAACCTGAAAAAGTATTTATAAGTGAGGGACATTACTCACCTTTCAAATTAATTCTAACATTGGTATGAAAGTTATGCACGAAGTAAAGCTCATAATTTCTTTCGAGACCTAGCTGCATTCGAGGCTCCATCTATAGAGTTGAGTTACTCTCACGTTCCAGATGTCCAATTCTAGATGTGAGAGGGTGTGCTGAGAGTTTCATATCGGATGAGATATAACTCGGAAAAACATTTACACTTTAGAAGTCGGTTTTATAGGATTTGAGTTACAAGCAAcccaatttttaagattaattaaaacaaGAAGGTTGTGCTTGATACTATAAATGGTAAAATTAAGaaattcattcttttttattttatacaaagcATTGTTACATgtctattatttttgtaacactCTTTTACTTGTTTCTGTAACACTTTGTGTGAAATTTATATTGCAGCCAACACTGAAATACCCAAATCTATTTCCAAAGGATTCCTTTTGGGACAAGTAAGTgtattttttcttgatttttagtGTCACAATTTTAACAATACAGTTGTTTCCTTTCTACCTTATTTTCTATGTGCTGATCATTgtcattgtaaaaaaaaaatcttcttgCAGGTATCCATATTTCTTGCCTTCCATTTCAATATCAATTTTTGCATTTGTGGCAGTAATTGTCTGCATCTGGCTTCCGGTATGAATATGATAGGAACTGAAAAAATAGGATCTATATAATTGATTTACTATTGAGAATAAGAATGGTAATTAAGAtctgtttggataaacaatttaattaatataagcATTTATcgtataaatatttgtttattatgttatttttatgaaaaaagataaaataaagtcaaacagttttcatatatattataagctGTTTTTATAGGCTATCTTGGAGagcttataaaaataattggcTCTCTCAAACAGTTTCACAAATGGTTATGCCAATAGATAAACTTAAAACCAATCCAAACATTAGTCACTACCAATGTTAATTCTTTACTTTAGGGAGTCAAATCTCAATCCTCCTCCCATCTCTTGATCTCAACCTCCTCTATCAATAGTTGGAGAAAATAGGACATGCATGCAATGTTAGTTTACACTTTACACCTATAGTTTCATTAAATTCTAATAGTTTTAGCTCCTACTTTTTACTTCTACTTTATGAATATATATTTCTCTTTCCAATCAATTTAACTGGTTTAAAATACCTGCATAATTGTAGGAAACACTACACAACCACCCTCTTAGCAATGAGTCAAGTAATGATGCTGAAGCTTTAGAAAATGGAAGCAAAGAGAAAGTCAGAGAGAAAATAATCCAAAAAGATGAAAACCTCTTCCTAAACTGGCCCTTAATGTCATCCATCATTGTCTACTGCATTTTCTCACTTTATGATATTGCTTATCAAGAGGTACCATTCCTATGTAGTTTgtgtttggttttatttttaatgcaaaattgattttagaggagtagaattgaatttgatttgtttgaatGTCTTCGAAAAGAATTGATTTTGTCCCTAGAATTAATGCCAACATGAAGCTAGAATTTGGAGCTTTTGTCTCTACAATTGATTTTTAGTTTGACATTTTCCGTTCAACTCCTTTTATATGAATGTAtccaaacataaaaaatcaatttatgtcaCTAAGTAAACATACACACTTTTAGTATATGTGTGGTTTATTTTTGGATGAGGCAAAATTGATTCTAGAGGTGTAGAACTGAGTTTGACTTGTTGAAATGTCATCGAGTATAATTGATTTTACCTCtagatttaattttaacttgaaGCTAGAATTTAGAGCTTTTGTCTCTACAATTGATTTCTAGTCTCGAATTCATGTTTAACTCACTTTTACGTACACGAATGTATTTAAGCATAAATCACTTATACTCAAGTCACTTTTAGCCAGAATCAAGTTTATGCTTCTAGCTAAAAGAGAAGACAAAACACATCTAGCTAACACATCTAGCTAAAAGATGCTGCTTTGACttctctttctttctattcATCCATGCATCATATTTATATTGGTTTCTCATTCTAGCAAATATTTTCATCTAATATGCTATAAGTAAAGAACACCATTCTACTTCTTATTAGGTTTTCTCATTATGGGCTGTTAGTCCTAGAAGATTAGGGGGTTTGAACTTTTCAACTGATGATGTTGGTAATGTTCTTGCAATATCAGGTACATCTTTGATATCAATGCATCCCTAGAATTTTTCTATTAACATTAGGAATACCATATTTACTTCCTAAATGTATGTCTTTGAAGATAGCACATGTACTTTTGAGTATTTGTACATGATGCCATATGATAACTTCCTTCAAGTTAGGACTagtttcattattttttcttattaaatcaaaattagGATTATATAGTTAAAATATGAGCAATTGAATGAATGATTAGTCTTTTGTATCATCACAATATCAAACCATAATCATAACTCAAAGTCTCGATATATATACATTGTTTTGTGCATTGTTTTTTAAGATGTATACTACCTAATTACTGATCTCGTCTCAAATAGTGTTTGGTATGACTCATAGTTTACAATAAGTGGGCAGCTCGAGCGGTTCGACGAGTAAACTTGTAAACTGGACCATATTAATTGTAGTTTGTAACCTTAAGTTTGAATAATAGAAAAGTACTGCTATTGTTCTACAATTGGAGACATAGACTCAATCGTCTGAACTCCGTGATCAAATctcatattttctttgtttgcATTTTTGGTATGTATTTCTTTTGAACTAGGATTCCTTTTCTTACAAATGATCAATATGCAATGGACAGGTATTGGTCTTATTGTCTTCCAGCTTTCTGTATACCCATCATTGGAAAGAACTTTTGGACCTATAAGATTTGCTCGCATAAGTGGAGTAAGATTTCCCCATTCAAAGCAATTAATGCAACTAGGCATTGCATTGGTTCTTATTCTAACAATGTCTTAATATTTTGGAACCTTGTGTAGGTTTTGTCCATACCTCTTTTGCAAAGTTACCCCTTCATAGCAATGCTGTCTGGTATCACACTGTACTTGGTTATTAATATTGCTTCCCTTCTCAAGAATCTTCTAAGTGTAAGTTTATCTTTTTGTTCATTTAATTAATCATGAGTGATGTAGTTTTAAAATGTGTTGCATTGACCAACATTGGTCAGAGTGGAATTTAACTTGTATCACGTAGCAAGGGCTCGATTTAAGCCTTGAGGACGGAAAATACATAGTTGGGATGAAAGACGCCACTAAAGATGGTCAGTCAGATTCTCTAGTGAAAGATGCCACTAAAGATAGTTAGTCAAATTCTCTAGTGAAAGATGCCACTAAAGATAGTTAGTCAGATTCTCTAGTGGAGATTAGTCATCGACATAACCCTCGCAACTAAGAGTGATTGTTTCTAGGAATTGAACTCGTGACCTCTAAGTCACAAGCCAGCAACTTTTCCGTTGCGCCAAGGCTTACTTGATGTCATATACATAGCttgattataacaatttttctgAGTAATCAAAGATATGGTCAGCAATCTTTCTAATTATTGCTGACCATATCTTCTAACATAAAatacttatattataaattCACCTACATAAGGATTCTAACTATAGTTATCTGTATTACAAGCTTAATAACTAATTCTATTCTTTTTGCTGGATTTTAGGTGACTGTAATCACTGGTTTATTTCTTATGCAAAATAGAGCAGTGGTAATTTTTTATTCctaaatttatttgattccAAAAGGTGAgattatattttaagaaaattatgaCATAAATGACATGTTGATTTGGAAAAACAGGAACAACATCAAAGGGGTGCAGCTAATGGCATTTCTATGACTGGTATGTCAATATTCAAAGCAATTGGTCCAGCTGGAGGTGGTGCAATGTGAGTGTCTCTTcgatttctctatttttttccgTCTAACTCATCCCTACAAAACATGTTTCGTCATTGacatataaaattcattttttactaCAATGATAAATTGAAAATAGTATAACATATTCAGTTTTCTTCTTTTGATATTGATCAATGCAGATTAGCTTGGTCACAAAAACGTATGCATGCATCTTTCCTTCCAGGTATCATGCTCAACTAATTTTAATGAGTCAATATCAACTTTTTTCAATGTCTATTAATAAAcaatacttatgtttttttttacataataaaaagtttataatCCATAAATAGAAATAATTCTTTTACATAAAAAGGCTATTATCAGACTCTAACAATCATCTGTAGCACAATAATCATATCAAAAGTAATAGAAAGAAAGGCTGCAACAATTGAATGACATTAATATACTTaacattttttaacatataCTTCTTTTATTAGCTTTATTAGCTGAAACTTACTGTTAAATGCATTTAACTGCAGGCACTCATATGGTTTTCTTTGTCCTGAATGTTGCTGGAGGACTTACAGTGCTATTGATGTTTACACCATTTCTGAGTGTAAAGAAGAAAACACCCTCTGAGCAGTTACActaagaaaaatgaatttttttattaagggATCAAGCATCTCAAGATCATTATTTGGTGGATTCTATGGTGAAGCAGTTATTGTCTTCATTGCTAATTGATGGCAAccaattaataattacatatgttGTTAAGCTTGTAGGGTAGTAATTTTAAGAGGAATGATAAGGTAGCAAGCACCCTTACACACTCTAACATACCTTTATTTATTGGGTTAAGTTACCCCTTATTTTTAATCTTGTATTTTGTAGGCAAAATACTTTTCATAGTCTTTTAAGATATATAGAAATAATatattagtcatttatctttgtttttttattttattttatttttatttttattttttataataagttagtcattattttgtttattgttaaatttgtcatttatatttgtaaatatttacatTGATGATCCAAATTTAAAACAGTAacattgaaattcaaaattctccttaaattttcaataaattcatATAATTGTTAAGGGTTTTGATTGCAATAATCAAAAAAAGGATAACCCTTTAacttatagaaaaataattgaattagtAAATTCGAGTAAGATAcgtattataatttttgaaataaaatgtaaaattctCTAAATCCATATCATGAaattatataacaatttattattttattttttatataatcgATAAtagaatttataataaaattttaaaagtctttaattaaaaatgattaaaataaagttaagactgaaaatattttaaaactttataaaCATAAACGACTAacctaataaataaataaaaaaagttaaaaaggctaatttgtatttattttatcatttggaATCCTTATCATTCATTTTCTCTATCGCTTGCTCACCATCCAGTCTCCACTAAAACTGCATTTGGTGTTGTATTTCTCTGTCGGTTATTTCCTACGGATCATCATGTCATGACTTTTCAATGTAGTGAAGATATTGCCCCAATTATTGCCACAACTGTCATGATCTCCAGTGTCTATTACTATATGCTTCAATTCATCACAATTCCTAATTGCCAAATATTCCAACATTCTTAGAGCATTAGACAAGATAAACACCAATTTTATCTTCAAAAATGAGATAGCACAATCTCTTTAATATTGCACATGATATGTGGTTGTACTGAAAAACTTTGAGCACATTCCCATATTTAAAGATAGTGTGAATTTTATACCTGTAACGTAATCCCAATGTAAAGGAActaaaaatcaaaccaaaccTTCCTCAAGTGTGCTTACAACTTATGGAAATGCAAACATATAACATTTCTCATATTACTATTAGACCTAAAATAGGCTTACATTATCTATAACTAAGTTAGTGCATCAATTTTTAAGTTCCTTCAAGTAGCTTAACTTATCATTTTTCTgtcaattttagtcttttttattttaactaaaaccCCTTTTTAcccattataatttattataatttaaaataagtatattttataattgCAGAAATATCAAAGATGAGATCGTCCcctaaaaaaaaagtaacattatatatatgttgaatatattttaaaataaaattttaacgaatgaaaattaatttaataataataaataaaaagtatatctcactaataaattataaattattaaaacatattaaattactttcgtaaaaaaaattgaattgctaaattcaaaatattttatactttaattaatataagttttaatattaattaagaatgtttttttatataattttacatTTGTAAGCAGCTAATTGAGCCGctaattttattaaacatttCTATTAGCTTATTTGTTATTGGCTATCAACTAATTCATCTGCTATCAACTATCTTATTAgttatttaaaatcaaacaaagcTTTAGGGATAACATCTCCAAACTATCCCTcatttaatataactttttatatttctaatgATTCAATTTATTAATGATCGTGGGTAATTTTGACAAtagactttaatttttttttaattaagattgCATATATTAAATGTGATCATTAATATTTCTTAATGTgtgtaatttgattatttttttctattttggaGGGAGTAGTTACTTAGCTTGATCTCAAGCACACATATATACTGTATAGTGTAATTTAAATGGAAATGGTTGATAGTAAATCTCATTCTGAGCACATTGTTCATATTCCTTTTATGGAAGAAGATTTTCTACATTCACATACTTAGTTTGAAAAATGGAACTCAATGACACTTTTCATCCAAGAGATTTTTTAGTTTGTTCATAAATCAATTGGAGAAAGATCAAACAGATATTCTGGAAAAATCTTTTTGTTTAAGATCTTTTCAACAGATTTACAAATAACCACTTCATCTTTGAAAACTGTAAACAAGCAACCTGTGACAAATTGATCTTGTAGCCAGAAGCAGTGCAGTCTGAAGGTGGGAATCATTTTCAAACTGAAAAAGTAAACAAAATAAAGGTAACCAACCCTGAACATGTTTTTTTATGTTGTGCACAATCTTCTCCTTTTCTTCAATGTGCAGAGAGAATAATGTTCAATGCAATTGAATTTTTGCATTAAAACAAAAGCAACATAACTACTGTTGACAGTTAGCAATCAAATATGATCTGATTGtgttttttagttaattttctATTTAACGCTTTTTGTATTTTGGGATGTTAAAGTGTAAACCAACTTAGTTGAGAAGGGGTGGTTATAACTAACTAGATTAGGTGTAAATGAGTTTGGTTAGTTAGTTATGTGTACTTAGCTTGTAATGTCAAATGTATAAATACCATTCGTAATCAATAAAGATCCGTATAATCATCAAGttcaattttattcatttttcctCGTTATCATAAAGTGTGTGTGCAAATCAAGTGTAAATGTTCATTTCAATCTCTAAGTTCTAATACGAGAAATAATCAAATcactctaatttattttttctttattctcTGTATTCATTAGAGAACTTGCAGTAAGTTAACAACGTTGtatatataagtatatattgtttctattttttaatttacaattagAAATTTCCCTCCCTCTCTTGTTTTTAACCTATCCGCCCCCTAAAACACATGGTATCAGATCTTCAGATTTGATCTAGTGGAAGCTCACCATGTCCTTAAAAGAAACTGAAGAGAATGATTTCCTCATTGCTACAatactagaaaaaaaaaattggtgacCCAAAAATCGTGTCAACCCCTGCCACAAATGTCCCTTTTTCGTAAAATTTGGTTTAAAACTTCTAAAAATTGAACAACAGAAACTACGTTGAATGGGACTAGACTGTGAAGTTAGCTCTTGATGGCAAGGGAAAGTTAAGCTACTTGGCTGGAGACACTCCTCAACTAGAGTAGACTAATCCAACATATCAAAAATGGAAGTCAGAGAACTCCCTAATCATTGGGTGGCTTATCCACTCAATGGAATCACCCATTTGGAAGTTCTACCTATTCATTTTCATGACAAAGTGATAGGTcctcaatttataaatgtggCAGTAAGAATTAATAAGAGATTAATCAACATATGGTAGTgtattttattgatgataaaGGAAAATTGAGCAAAGGAAACAAGCCTTCCTTTTACTCCTGAGAGCTATGCTCACTTCAATAAGAGAGAATCTTCTCTCCACTAACAATTAACAGAATTTGTTATGCCCTCCTTACCAACCTCTCTCCCCTATATACGTGATGGGGCCAGCTCACCTTTCTTGGATTTTCTCACATACACTCTCCATGCCTTAGGTGCACTATGTGTCCCACTAGACACGTCATCAATTCCTTCTTTGTCCCCATCACAAAGAGGTGTGAGAAGTTGTACGTGATTGTTATTCTGACTTGGAGAACTCCTCACATATTTATGAACTTACGATCATTTGTGGCATTCCAAACAAGGAGATAAGGATGTCACAACATTCTTTAATCTCATGGTTGTCCTCTGACAGGAACTTGACCAATGCTTTGAGGATGATTGGGAGAACTCCCCAGATGTAaacaaatttaagaaaatagaagaaaatgatAGGGTCCATAAGATTCTATTAGGACTCAATCAAGAATATGATGAAGTTCGTGGTTGAATTCTAGGCATAAAACATTTGTCTTCATTGAgggaaatattttctaaattaaggAGAGAGGAATTCAAAAGGAAAGTTATGCTACAAAACTTTGATAGTACAACAGTGCAAGAAATTGAGAGTTATGTTATGGCTGCAAAGGGACACAAACCAgatggagaaagaaaaaaaacgacATTGGTTTGATCATTCTAGACGACCATGACACACTAAGGAAACTTGCTAAAAACTTAATGGAAACCCACCCAATTGGAATAAGAAGCCAAATGGAGAGGGTAAGGCCTTCCAAGCTGCAAATGGAGAAAATGTTGAGAATAAAGTTAACTTTAAGGCAACTCCTTTCTCTATGGAACAGCTATAGCACCCATATAAGCTTTTTATCTCTATGTCAGTTACTTCTTCATCATCTCTTGCTAAAAAAAGTATCTCTTTCTCTTATGCTCTTTTGAGTTCCAAACCTAATTCTAAAACTTCATGAATCATTGATTCTGGAGCCACTGATCATATGACAAATGGCTCAAAATTGTTTTCCACTTATAGTACTTGTGCAGGTCATAAAAAGGTTAAGATAGCTTATGGTACTTTTTCCACCATAGTTGGAGTTAGTTATATCCCTATATCTAAAACTCTAACCCTTCACAATGTTCTTCATATTCCAAATTTGTCATGTAACCTGTTGTCCATAAGTAAATTAACACAAGATCTTATCTGTTTGGCTATTTTTAACCCATTTAATTGTCAATTTCAAGAGTTGAGATCGGGGAGGTTGATTGCCAATGCTTAAGAGGTTAATGATCTCTATCTCTTTGATGATGAGGCTGATCTTTCGACAATTTGTTAGTATTAGTCCATAGTAAACCAATTATATAAATATCATCGGTAAAATTCACctaatttaacatatataacaGATAATAAATTATGCAAAGATGTTTCACTAATCCATACATGTTTGATTTCGTTGGCATGAACGTAGGTCCTCCTTGaataaattatagaaataaATTTCATAAGATAAGTGGAGAGTactcatataataaaatataattagtggAGTAACGATCACCCTAGTCGGTAATCTTGATAATTGATTATTGATAATTGATAAAGATGTAATGGTTAGACTtcgaatttgttattttttgagtttaga from Cicer arietinum cultivar CDC Frontier isolate Library 1 chromosome 5, Cicar.CDCFrontier_v2.0, whole genome shotgun sequence carries:
- the LOC101503384 gene encoding protein ZINC INDUCED FACILITATOR-LIKE 1-like isoform X1, translating into MMSGFEDLIIYLYHSITFHCFYYFYNIFSSHIALQLVHIELYYFPYLWSKEKSAKNLYFLFGFINPFCFENKIGFEEEGHKKNTVFVEAKSCSTYIISFSLPIFHGKRFQYCKKRGRYKCLCWLYRIIFNTLFGLSTSFWMAVITRFFLGCLNGLLGPMKAYCSEIFREEKQALGLSTFSAAWGMGLIIGPSLGGYLAQPTLKYPNLFPKDSFWDKYPYFLPSISISIFAFVAVIVCIWLPETLHNHPLSNESSNDAEALENGSKEKVREKIIQKDENLFLNWPLMSSIIVYCIFSLYDIAYQEVFSLWAVSPRRLGGLNFSTDDVGNVLAISGIGLIVFQLSVYPSLERTFGPIRFARISGVLSIPLLQSYPFIAMLSGITLYLVINIASLLKNLLSVTVITGLFLMQNRAVEQHQRGAANGISMTGMSIFKAIGPAGGGAILAWSQKRMHASFLPGTHMVFFVLNVAGGLTVLLMFTPFLSVKKKTPSEQLH
- the LOC101503384 gene encoding protein ZINC INDUCED FACILITATOR-LIKE 1-like isoform X2, with amino-acid sequence MEENNFGEPLLLKKQYYENCPGCKVDKAKELKTDVTFRNLFNIWMVVLCSSLPISSLFPYLYFMVRDFNIAKREEDISAYAGYIGSSFMLGRSLTSILWGLIADRYGRKPVAFLGIISVIIFNTLFGLSTSFWMAVITRFFLGCLNGLLGPMKAYCSEIFREEKQALGLSTFSAAWGMGLIIGPSLGGYLAQPTLKYPNLFPKDSFWDKYPYFLPSISISIFAFVAVIVCIWLPETLHNHPLSNESSNDAEALENGSKEKVREKIIQKDENLFLNWPLMSSIIVYCIFSLYDIAYQEVFSLWAVSPRRLGGLNFSTDDVGNVLAISGIGLIVFQLSVYPSLERTFGPIRFARISGVLSIPLLQSYPFIAMLSGITLYLVINIASLLKNLLSVTVITGLFLMQNRAVEQHQRGAANGISMTGMSIFKAIGPAGGGAILAWSQKRMHASFLPGTHMVFFVLNVAGGLTVLLMFTPFLSVKKKTPSEQLH
- the LOC101503384 gene encoding protein ZINC INDUCED FACILITATOR-LIKE 1-like isoform X3, whose translation is MVRDFNIAKREEDISAYAGYIGSSFMLGRSLTSILWGLIADRYGRKPVAFLGIISVIIFNTLFGLSTSFWMAVITRFFLGCLNGLLGPMKAYCSEIFREEKQALGLSTFSAAWGMGLIIGPSLGGYLAQPTLKYPNLFPKDSFWDKYPYFLPSISISIFAFVAVIVCIWLPETLHNHPLSNESSNDAEALENGSKEKVREKIIQKDENLFLNWPLMSSIIVYCIFSLYDIAYQEVFSLWAVSPRRLGGLNFSTDDVGNVLAISGIGLIVFQLSVYPSLERTFGPIRFARISGVLSIPLLQSYPFIAMLSGITLYLVINIASLLKNLLSVTVITGLFLMQNRAVEQHQRGAANGISMTGMSIFKAIGPAGGGAILAWSQKRMHASFLPGTHMVFFVLNVAGGLTVLLMFTPFLSVKKKTPSEQLH